The DNA region CAGAACATTATTATTAAGATATTAAATTTTTGCCAAATAttaattttcatgattttttgatCAAAATCGCTATCATTCGATAGCTAGAGTGAAATTCTGAATATTCAGCACCTGAAATTATTCGGCAAAATTCCTGACCGTCAAGTGATTTTCAGAATTCGGGAAATATTtacattttccgaaaaaaatcacctaccgtGTTCGATGGAAACATCTTTTCTCTAGCgagtgaaaatctataaaagtaaTATTTGATAGAAAGTTCTAGAGGCCCTGAAAAGGGCCGGTTTAAAATGTTTTTCCTTCCAAAATTATATAtgttttactttttctttttgGGAGACGTTACTTTCTTCGGAGCCGTTACTGATTTGACCGTTTTTGGTTTCGGTGCTTTGGGCTTCTTCGTCGGCGATTTGATTGCCTTCTTAGCTTTCGAAGGAGATTTCGTTAATTTTGGCTTCTTCTTTTCTGTAGCAATTGCCGCTCTCTTTTTCGACTTACTCACTGTAGATGTAGACCTGGCAGGGGATTTGTTCTTCTTGTCGGCTGCCGTTGTAGATGATGCATTCTTATTTGCTCCATCGGCcgacttgaccaattttttcgcaacCTTCTTCGACGCGTTAGTTGTAGATCCGGCAGCGGCCAATTTGAAAGAACCAGACGCTCCTTTTCCTTTGGTCTGAATCAAGGAACCGGACTGTACAGCGGACTTCAGATATTTTCTTATGAACGGTGCAAGTTTTTCAGAATCGACTTTGTAATTCGAACCGATGTATTTCTTGATTGCTTGCAACGAGGACCCGCTCCTTTCTTTcaatcctttgatggcactgttAACCATATCGGAAGTTGGGGGATGGCTGGGTTTGACATGTTTAGACTTCGCTGAGGTTCTTTTCTCGGCTTTTTTTAGCGTCTTACCAACAGCACTAGCAGGCgtagttgcctgtcgcacttcaGACTCGGAGGTTGATAATGGCATTGTGTGATGtgtgaccttaacactttgggtTTGGATTACTTCGGATAGAGGGATCCATATTAgcgaagttgacggaaatttgacGGGCGATTGGCtcgtaaattattgctaagcaCTTGAAATTGCAAGTTTACTGCGTAATCTCACGGAATTTAAAGTTTTTAtctgtaccaattattgggttcatcattgcatcgtatttcggacgaatgcgatatgggaaataggccgatatatcatttttgacggaccgaaatgattcttcccagacttgccaaAGTCGCTCTTGTCATGTTTCCTGGATATTCttatcataagttattatttcgaaatttgattctccttgatcgaacagttCATGATAAATaaaacttattcttttattcattgaccatcaaaatccGCATTTTTACTGGAAGTAGCGAAATGTTATTCGTCAAAAAATTTTctaatactttgtcgaatcgaccactgaaaattgaatttctatcATAGTAtcgactgaaattcaacgtatGCGTCTCAATTCCTTCgtatagtttcaagatttggctcgaattgatctaacagttccTTGGAAATTGATCTCATACTTTGTCTAATCGACCACTGAATTTCTATCGAGAGTATTGAactgaattcgaaaactatatgagATTCTAGGATTGAACGCCCGCACTAAACGAAAAAGGTCAAGAAATCGCCAAGATCaacttaacacgttgactgcgaTATCGGTCCCCGGGGACCGATACGAATCTCTTTTCTGATGCGATTGAGTGAgatccaatatttcctcatGTGCTCCATAACTTCCAGAACGCTCAAGATAGGAATGTATTACATGTAGCTAAAAAATCGTTGAAATCATTCTCGTTAAAAAGGAAATATCTCTTGTAGTTGTTTTAGAAATTTTAATCTAGATGGGACTTCTTGCGGCGCAGAACGTAGACTTCAAATTGATATAGTAAGCTTAAACTCTTCGAATTTTAAGGTTACATTCGAAGAATCTAACACAATAtggcattgaaaaatattttagatatCGGTCACGGGCGACCTATACCGCACCAGAGGAAAGCTCTG from Coccinella septempunctata chromosome 1, icCocSept1.1, whole genome shotgun sequence includes:
- the LOC123322768 gene encoding histone H1B-like, whose amino-acid sequence is MPLSTSESEVRQATTPASAVGKTLKKAEKRTSAKSKHVKPSHPPTSDMVNSAIKGLKERSGSSLQAIKKYIGSNYKVDSEKLAPFIRKYLKSAVQSGSLIQTKGKGASGSFKLAAAGSTTNASKKVAKKLVKSADGANKNASSTTAADKKNKSPARSTSTVSKSKKRAAIATEKKKPKLTKSPSKAKKAIKSPTKKPKAPKPKTVKSVTAPKKVTSPKKKK